A genome region from Candidatus Methanoperedens sp. includes the following:
- a CDS encoding rhodanese-like domain-containing protein, which yields MEIFKIIILGIAILAIFSGCVSYTKPTMKNQYQYTDVSVQQAKGMIDRQEVFILDVRTEGEYAAGHIKGSTLLAVQDIPEQELAEKLKELPKDRKILVYCRSGSRSAKASGVLAENGFTQVYNMQGGITGWLNAGYEVEK from the coding sequence ATGGAGATATTTAAAATTATTATTCTGGGTATAGCTATCCTGGCAATATTTTCGGGATGTGTGAGCTATACAAAACCAACTATGAAAAACCAATACCAATATACAGATGTCAGTGTTCAGCAGGCAAAAGGGATGATCGACCGCCAGGAAGTATTTATTCTTGATGTAAGGACAGAGGGAGAGTATGCAGCAGGACATATCAAAGGTTCAACATTACTGGCAGTCCAGGATATCCCGGAACAGGAACTTGCAGAAAAGCTAAAAGAACTCCCGAAAGACAGGAAGATTCTCGTTTATTGCAGAAGCGGTAGTCGTAGCGCAAAGGCCAGCGGGGTACTTGCAGAAAATGGATTTACCCAGGTTTACAATATGCAGGGCGGGATCACAGGGTGGCTGAATGCCGGATATGAAGTTGAAAAATAA
- the ahaH gene encoding ATP synthase archaeal subunit H: protein MTRAEILSDIKQAEDEAKGMVIQAQEARSQKVNEARSEARKILKSAEEEASKYYMTEIGKAREESRKEKEKLIKKGYQEAEEIKLKAKKNIPKAANFIVTEFERAANA, encoded by the coding sequence ATGACAAGAGCTGAAATTTTATCTGATATCAAACAGGCTGAAGATGAAGCCAAAGGTATGGTAATTCAGGCGCAAGAAGCCAGAAGCCAGAAAGTAAATGAAGCGAGATCAGAGGCCAGAAAGATTCTAAAATCTGCAGAAGAAGAAGCATCTAAATATTATATGACTGAGATTGGAAAAGCTCGGGAAGAAAGCAGGAAAGAAAAAGAAAAGCTCATAAAGAAAGGATATCAGGAAGCAGAAGAAATTAAATTAAAGGCCAAAAAGAATATCCCGAAAGCTGCGAATTTTATTGTAACCGAATTTGAGAGGGCGGCGAATGCTTAA
- a CDS encoding V-type ATP synthase subunit I, translated as MLKPTKMTKVVIAGTKDQIEPTISILHKLNVLHITDFSKETEDFKIGRPLKTASKFSEHLLSLRAISNQLGLKESEPGKLTKVELSSDIDEKITNLQKEVSSRFDELRNIESRLKEKEDLLSSVKPFFGLPLSLESYTGYETLKVYTGYIDIDLESRVKKITSNFELFSGEYEKRKIFVLFIPKAFETEVQKLLQEERTYVEIKVPQLKGNPPVIVDELTKEITGLKEKYSLIKTELDKLKEEYSEFIIATDEHLSIETQKSEAPLKFATSPNAFIIDGWVPSNKFDEIEAELHKNTGGKVYLTKIVEDVNEKEVPIELENPTVAKPFELLINTFSTPRYGEIDPSLFLFVTYPLFYALMLGDVGYGIIVTALGLGLMRKFKSGGLNAIALILLIAGVLSTIFGVIYGEFFGFPIFDIESNGQFEPGILGAGPSIAGIHLPVHRLGEVKPLLILCFAIGIFHVLLGYAIGFRNQVIEHGLKHAIYAKGSWMMILIGGVTIIAKVMPAMMSKSPIQTGDTILVTGTVVAIIGLILLIKGEGFISILELPTLLSNILSYSRILAIGLSSAGIALAVNKIAMNLFIEPGGILMGKGILVALAGVVVLFIGHVINLLLGILGPGLHSLRLQYVEFFTKFYEGGGVKYLPFGHKRKFTEE; from the coding sequence ATGCTTAAACCCACAAAAATGACAAAGGTCGTTATAGCTGGCACAAAAGACCAGATAGAGCCAACTATTTCAATACTTCATAAGTTGAATGTACTTCATATTACTGATTTCTCAAAAGAAACTGAAGATTTCAAGATCGGCCGTCCATTAAAAACAGCATCTAAATTCTCAGAGCATCTTCTTTCTCTCCGGGCGATTTCCAACCAGCTGGGACTTAAGGAAAGCGAACCCGGGAAATTAACCAAAGTAGAATTATCTTCAGATATTGATGAAAAGATCACAAATCTCCAGAAAGAGGTTTCGTCCCGTTTTGATGAATTAAGGAATATTGAGTCAAGGCTGAAAGAAAAAGAAGACCTGTTATCTTCGGTTAAACCTTTCTTTGGACTGCCTTTATCTCTGGAATCTTATACCGGATATGAAACTTTAAAAGTGTATACAGGTTACATAGATATTGACCTTGAATCCAGGGTTAAAAAAATTACCAGTAATTTTGAATTATTCTCAGGGGAATATGAAAAGAGAAAAATTTTTGTCCTTTTTATTCCGAAAGCATTTGAAACAGAGGTCCAAAAACTCCTTCAGGAAGAAAGAACCTATGTTGAAATAAAGGTTCCCCAGTTAAAAGGCAATCCACCAGTGATAGTGGATGAACTCACAAAAGAGATAACCGGCCTTAAAGAGAAATATTCTTTAATAAAAACAGAACTTGATAAATTAAAAGAAGAATATTCCGAATTCATAATTGCTACCGATGAACATCTTTCAATTGAAACTCAGAAATCGGAGGCACCTTTAAAGTTTGCCACGAGTCCGAATGCTTTTATCATAGATGGCTGGGTCCCATCGAATAAATTTGATGAAATAGAAGCTGAATTGCATAAAAACACAGGCGGAAAAGTATATTTAACCAAGATCGTGGAAGATGTGAACGAAAAGGAAGTTCCGATAGAGCTTGAAAATCCAACGGTTGCAAAACCTTTTGAACTTCTGATCAATACTTTTTCAACCCCAAGATATGGAGAGATAGACCCATCATTATTCCTATTCGTTACATATCCATTGTTTTATGCGCTCATGCTGGGGGATGTGGGATATGGTATAATCGTAACAGCACTGGGTTTAGGCTTAATGCGGAAATTTAAATCCGGAGGACTCAATGCAATAGCATTGATATTATTAATTGCAGGAGTACTCTCGACAATTTTTGGTGTGATTTACGGAGAATTTTTTGGGTTTCCCATATTCGATATAGAATCCAATGGACAGTTCGAACCGGGAATATTGGGTGCGGGTCCTTCAATAGCAGGGATACATTTGCCTGTACATCGTTTAGGAGAAGTAAAACCATTGCTTATATTGTGTTTTGCCATAGGTATATTCCATGTTCTTCTTGGATATGCCATCGGATTCAGGAATCAGGTCATAGAGCATGGTCTAAAGCATGCGATCTATGCAAAGGGAAGCTGGATGATGATATTAATTGGTGGAGTTACAATAATAGCAAAGGTAATGCCGGCAATGATGTCAAAATCGCCAATCCAAACAGGTGATACGATACTGGTTACAGGAACGGTAGTAGCGATCATCGGATTGATTCTTTTGATTAAGGGTGAAGGTTTTATTTCAATACTTGAATTACCCACACTTCTGAGTAATATATTATCATACTCAAGGATACTGGCAATAGGACTTTCTTCTGCAGGAATAGCACTTGCAGTAAATAAAATTGCAATGAATCTCTTCATAGAGCCGGGTGGGATTTTAATGGGTAAGGGAATATTAGTAGCCCTGGCGGGTGTAGTAGTTTTGTTCATTGGGCATGTAATAAACCTATTATTGGGAATACTTGGCCCGGGACTTCATTCATTGAGACTTCAGTATGTGGAATTTTTTACTAAATTTTATGAAGGGGGCGGTGTAAAATACCTTCCCTTTGGTCATAAACGAAAATTTACGGAGGAATAA
- a CDS encoding ATPase, giving the protein MVVDAGMIAVGAGIAVGLCGIGAGMGEQAIGAAAVGAMAEDEKFFGKGLLMTVIPESIAIFGLVVALILLFVFNTA; this is encoded by the coding sequence ATGGTAGTAGATGCTGGAATGATAGCAGTTGGAGCAGGAATAGCAGTAGGACTTTGCGGAATTGGAGCCGGTATGGGTGAACAGGCCATCGGAGCCGCAGCAGTAGGCGCAATGGCAGAAGATGAAAAATTCTTCGGTAAAGGACTTTTAATGACAGTTATTCCCGAATCCATAGCAATTTTCGGACTTGTAGTCGCTTTGATCTTGTTGTTCGTTTTCAACACTGCTTAG
- a CDS encoding V-type ATP synthase subunit E, whose protein sequence is MGLDAIVEEIKAKGKNEADRISGETYQEVSKIIADARASADKIKAAKQEAVKKEIERIKQQELSSANLEVKKAKLNARKEILDEVYKETRELILNLPAEKNQKILKSIIEKNQSGNSKIYSRSKDKSTVSKMTKLEFAGEIDCIGGVVMENADGSVVLDFKYDMILKNVSEQSLKQVSDILFG, encoded by the coding sequence ATGGGACTTGATGCGATAGTTGAAGAAATAAAGGCCAAGGGCAAAAATGAGGCAGATAGGATAAGCGGTGAAACCTATCAGGAAGTTTCTAAGATTATTGCAGATGCCCGGGCCAGCGCAGATAAAATAAAAGCTGCCAAACAGGAAGCTGTGAAAAAAGAAATTGAGAGAATAAAGCAGCAGGAACTGTCAAGCGCCAATCTTGAGGTCAAAAAAGCAAAACTCAATGCCCGCAAGGAAATCCTTGATGAGGTCTATAAGGAAACCAGGGAACTGATCTTGAACCTGCCGGCTGAGAAGAACCAGAAGATCCTGAAATCGATCATCGAAAAAAACCAGTCAGGAAACAGTAAAATATACTCAAGAAGTAAAGACAAATCAACAGTTTCCAAAATGACAAAGCTGGAATTTGCAGGCGAGATTGACTGTATCGGTGGCGTTGTTATGGAGAACGCTGATGGAAGCGTAGTTCTGGATTTCAAGTATGATATGATCCTGAAAAATGTCAGTGAACAATCCTTAAAACAAGTTTCCGATATCTTATTCGGGTGA
- the ahaC gene encoding ATP synthase A1 subunit C, translating to MVKSQAVEYAYIVARVRAMRGKLIPKEMYPKFLNMDIPEITRFIGESEYKDEVDELGKKYRGTDLFEHALNQNLALTYRKLIEVSQNEANYIITEYLRYWDVWNIKTILRGKFSGASEEEILEDVVSAGQLRYRDLLELIKIGSVEGVIAALSKTPYYPALSGYKGVLADIENNLDKLYYANLIKAGESSQDHFFLKFLRTEIDLKNLKTLFRMKSAGMEREEILKLLIPGGIELKEAQLGRLAALSFPEFVRALEEYSYWKAIADISNDLASLINIETRLDKYGLIYVTRISYYYPLSILPVLDYIVSKKLEVDNLRIIVRGKETKLPEEIIKAHLVM from the coding sequence ATGGTAAAATCACAAGCTGTCGAATATGCGTATATTGTGGCCAGGGTTCGGGCTATGAGAGGTAAACTTATCCCGAAGGAGATGTATCCCAAATTCCTTAACATGGATATACCTGAGATCACACGGTTCATCGGGGAATCTGAATATAAGGATGAGGTTGATGAACTTGGAAAGAAGTACAGGGGTACTGACCTTTTTGAACATGCATTGAACCAGAACCTGGCTTTGACTTACCGCAAATTGATCGAAGTATCCCAGAATGAAGCAAACTATATAATAACGGAATATCTTCGTTATTGGGACGTATGGAATATAAAAACCATACTGCGCGGGAAATTCTCAGGAGCAAGCGAAGAGGAAATCCTTGAAGATGTGGTCTCTGCGGGCCAGTTAAGATACAGGGATCTATTGGAGCTAATCAAGATCGGAAGTGTAGAAGGGGTTATTGCAGCTTTATCAAAAACACCCTATTATCCTGCACTTTCCGGTTATAAAGGAGTTCTGGCCGATATCGAGAACAATCTGGATAAACTATATTATGCTAACCTTATAAAAGCAGGCGAGAGTTCGCAAGACCACTTTTTCCTGAAGTTCCTGAGGACAGAAATAGATTTGAAAAACTTAAAGACACTCTTCAGGATGAAAAGTGCGGGAATGGAACGCGAGGAAATCCTCAAACTCTTGATTCCAGGAGGTATTGAACTTAAAGAAGCACAGCTTGGGAGGCTTGCAGCGCTATCTTTTCCTGAATTTGTGAGGGCTCTTGAAGAATATTCCTACTGGAAAGCAATAGCAGACATAAGTAATGATCTGGCTTCCCTGATCAATATTGAAACCCGGCTTGATAAATATGGTCTTATCTATGTTACCAGGATATCATATTATTATCCGCTTTCAATCCTTCCGGTTCTTGATTATATAGTGAGCAAGAAACTCGAAGTTGATAATCTGCGAATCATTGTACGAGGAAAAGAAACAAAACTCCCTGAGGAAATAATAAAAGCCCACCTGGTGATGTAG
- a CDS encoding V-type ATP synthase subunit F, whose product MEIAVVGNSDFVIGFRLAGIKKIFDATSSDIESKIQSVLNDKTVAILVVHDDDLKMLPTHMQQTLDDSVEPTVIAIGGKGESTNLRDKIKQAVGVDLWK is encoded by the coding sequence ATGGAAATAGCAGTCGTTGGAAATAGTGATTTCGTTATTGGATTTCGGCTTGCAGGCATCAAGAAAATTTTCGATGCAACGTCAAGTGATATAGAATCAAAGATCCAGAGTGTATTGAATGATAAAACCGTGGCTATTCTTGTTGTCCATGATGATGACCTGAAAATGTTACCCACACATATGCAACAAACACTTGATGACTCAGTTGAGCCAACAGTGATAGCCATCGGCGGAAAGGGTGAGAGTACAAACCTCAGGGATAAGATAAAACAAGCGGTGGGTGTAGATCTCTGGAAATAA
- a CDS encoding ATP synthase subunit A yields MKNKGEIYRISGPVVIITGLTTKMYDVVKVGNEGLMGEVIGIEGDKSTVQVYEETSGVRPGEPVENTGMSLSVELGPGLLESIYDGIQRPLPVLKDKMGDFIKRGVSANGLSREKEWDFVPTVKKGDKINGGDIIGTVRETLNIEHRILVPPTVSGTISEIKKGKFKVDEVICTLEDGKELTMMQKWPVRKPRPVSKKMTPGTPLITGQRILDGLFPVAKGGTAAIPGPFGSGKTVTQQQLAKWSDTEIVVYIGCGERGNEMADVLYEFPEIKDPKTGRPLMERTVLIANTSNMPVAAREASVYTGITIAEYYRDMGYDVSLMADSTSRWAEAMREISSRLEEMPGEEGYPAYLAARLSEFYERAGKVKALSGKEGSITVIGAVSPPGGDFSEPITQNTLRIVKVFWALDAKLAQRRHFPSINWLNSYSLYTKALGPWYDEKVSPDWVKIRNDAMELLQKESELQEIVQLVGSDALPEDQQLTLEVARMIREYFLQQNAYHEVDTFCPMDKQFKLLKSIMSWGDKAHNALDSGAPIEDIIKLKSKDDLAKVKYEKEFDKALGVIQKTMEDEFAKLRGK; encoded by the coding sequence ATGAAAAATAAAGGTGAAATTTATAGGATATCAGGACCTGTCGTTATTATCACCGGCTTAACTACCAAGATGTATGATGTGGTAAAAGTCGGGAATGAAGGCCTGATGGGTGAGGTAATAGGTATTGAAGGAGACAAATCCACGGTACAGGTTTATGAAGAAACATCGGGAGTAAGACCCGGCGAACCTGTAGAAAATACCGGCATGTCCCTGTCTGTCGAACTCGGACCCGGACTTCTTGAGAGCATATACGATGGTATCCAGCGCCCTCTTCCTGTATTAAAGGACAAGATGGGCGACTTTATTAAACGTGGTGTTTCTGCGAACGGCCTATCTCGCGAGAAAGAATGGGATTTTGTCCCTACTGTTAAAAAAGGCGATAAAATTAACGGCGGGGATATAATAGGAACAGTCCGGGAGACATTGAATATCGAGCACAGGATTCTTGTCCCGCCCACAGTTTCAGGAACCATAAGTGAAATAAAGAAAGGAAAATTCAAAGTTGATGAAGTGATCTGTACCCTTGAAGACGGCAAGGAACTCACAATGATGCAGAAATGGCCTGTAAGGAAGCCAAGGCCGGTAAGCAAAAAAATGACACCGGGCACACCATTGATCACAGGCCAGCGAATCCTTGATGGTCTCTTCCCTGTTGCAAAAGGCGGGACAGCAGCAATCCCCGGTCCATTCGGAAGCGGAAAAACAGTTACGCAGCAGCAGCTTGCAAAATGGAGCGATACAGAGATAGTGGTATATATCGGGTGCGGCGAACGCGGCAATGAAATGGCGGACGTTCTATATGAATTCCCTGAGATCAAAGATCCGAAAACAGGCCGGCCTTTAATGGAGCGGACTGTTCTTATCGCAAATACATCCAATATGCCAGTGGCAGCAAGGGAAGCTTCGGTTTATACAGGAATTACTATTGCCGAGTATTACAGGGACATGGGATATGATGTATCCCTGATGGCAGATTCAACATCACGCTGGGCAGAAGCAATGAGAGAAATATCCTCACGTCTTGAAGAAATGCCGGGTGAAGAAGGATATCCCGCTTATCTTGCAGCAAGGCTATCAGAATTCTACGAGAGGGCAGGAAAAGTAAAAGCACTTTCCGGAAAAGAAGGCTCAATTACAGTCATCGGGGCAGTTTCCCCTCCCGGTGGTGACTTCTCAGAACCGATTACGCAGAATACACTTCGTATCGTCAAAGTATTCTGGGCTCTTGATGCCAAGCTTGCCCAGAGGAGGCATTTCCCCTCAATTAACTGGCTTAACAGTTATTCATTATATACCAAAGCTCTTGGGCCATGGTATGATGAAAAAGTTTCTCCTGACTGGGTAAAAATCAGGAATGACGCAATGGAACTTCTCCAGAAAGAATCGGAACTCCAGGAAATTGTCCAGTTGGTGGGTTCAGATGCGCTTCCCGAAGACCAGCAATTGACCCTTGAGGTTGCAAGAATGATCCGTGAATATTTCCTGCAGCAGAATGCCTATCATGAAGTTGATACGTTCTGCCCCATGGATAAGCAATTCAAACTATTGAAATCTATCATGTCATGGGGCGATAAAGCCCATAATGCCCTGGATAGCGGTGCGCCTATTGAAGATATAATCAAATTAAAATCAAAAGACGACCTTGCCAAAGTCAAATATGAGAAAGAATTCGACAAAGCGCTTGGTGTGATCCAGAAAACCATGGAAGATGAGTTTGCAAAACTAAGAGGTAAGTAA
- a CDS encoding ATP synthase subunit B, producing the protein MTKEYKTINQIAGPLIFVEKTEPVGYNELVNINLPDGTTKRGQVLDTSDDIVVVQVFEGTGGLNRDCGVRFTGETIKLPVSKDLLGRILSGAGEPLDGGPRIVPEDRLEITGAAINPYARLPPKDFIQTGISTIDGMNTLVRGQKLPIFSGSGLPHNEIALQIARQARVRGSNEPFAVVFAAMGITNEEAQYFMADFERTGALERAVVFLNLADDPAVERLITPRLALTAAEYLAYEHDMHVLVILTDITNYCEALRQMGAAREEVPGRRGYPGYMYTDLASLYERAGVVKGRKGSVTQFSILSMPGDDITHPIPDLSGYITEGQIVISRELHRKGIYPPVNVLPSLSRLMNSGIGATRTREDHKAVSDQCYAAYAEGKDLRGLVAIVGKDALSDRDKKFLEFADMFEDRFVRQGVDENRDIETTLGIGWELLAELPEAQLTRIDNKYIQKYHPAHKAKEGKQE; encoded by the coding sequence ATGACAAAAGAATACAAGACAATCAACCAGATCGCAGGCCCGCTTATCTTTGTGGAAAAGACAGAACCGGTTGGTTACAATGAACTGGTCAATATCAATCTTCCGGACGGGACCACCAAAAGAGGACAGGTACTGGATACTTCAGATGATATCGTTGTAGTACAGGTTTTTGAAGGAACAGGCGGCCTTAACAGGGACTGCGGTGTCAGGTTTACAGGCGAAACGATCAAACTGCCGGTTTCAAAAGACCTTCTTGGAAGGATCTTATCAGGAGCTGGCGAGCCCTTAGACGGCGGGCCGCGCATCGTTCCTGAGGACAGGCTTGAAATAACAGGCGCTGCTATCAATCCTTACGCAAGACTTCCGCCCAAGGATTTCATCCAGACAGGCATATCCACCATCGATGGAATGAATACGCTTGTCCGGGGACAGAAACTTCCGATCTTCTCAGGTTCCGGTCTTCCTCACAATGAGATAGCACTTCAGATCGCCCGGCAGGCCAGGGTGAGGGGCTCAAATGAACCATTCGCAGTAGTATTTGCTGCAATGGGTATTACCAATGAGGAAGCCCAGTACTTCATGGCTGACTTTGAGCGGACGGGTGCACTGGAGCGCGCAGTGGTTTTCCTGAATCTTGCGGATGACCCGGCTGTTGAACGTCTCATCACGCCAAGACTTGCGCTTACTGCGGCTGAGTATCTTGCATACGAACACGATATGCATGTACTCGTTATCCTTACGGATATCACAAATTATTGCGAAGCGCTGCGCCAGATGGGTGCAGCAAGAGAAGAAGTGCCGGGAAGAAGAGGTTATCCGGGTTACATGTACACTGACCTTGCATCACTATATGAACGCGCAGGCGTAGTAAAAGGAAGAAAAGGATCAGTTACCCAGTTCTCTATTTTATCCATGCCTGGTGACGATATTACGCATCCGATTCCGGATCTTTCAGGATATATCACCGAAGGCCAGATAGTCATTTCAAGGGAACTCCACAGGAAAGGAATATATCCTCCAGTAAATGTACTGCCATCATTATCAAGACTGATGAACTCCGGAATTGGCGCAACAAGAACAAGGGAAGACCATAAAGCTGTGTCTGACCAGTGTTATGCGGCATATGCAGAAGGCAAGGACTTAAGAGGCTTGGTTGCTATCGTGGGCAAGGATGCCCTTTCTGATCGAGATAAGAAATTCCTTGAATTTGCGGATATGTTCGAAGACAGGTTCGTGCGCCAGGGCGTTGATGAGAACAGGGATATAGAGACAACTCTGGGCATAGGCTGGGAGCTGCTTGCAGAACTACCTGAAGCACAGCTCACAAGAATAGATAACAAGTATATCCAGAAATACCATCCGGCCCATAAGGCAAAGGAAGGAAAGCAAGAGTAG
- a CDS encoding V-type ATP synthase subunit D: protein MAIKDNIKPTRSELIELKKKIKLSQGGHKLLKMKRDGLILELFEILEKAKDIRSEVEKQFALATQKLSIAKSVDGVVVVKSTAFALKDNPKLELESKNVMGVVVPKIEASSVHKNLSEHGYGIIGTSSRIDEAVDSYEILVEKIIQAAEIETTMKKLLEDIEKTKRRVNALEFKVIPELGEARDFIVLRLEEMERENTFRLKRIKG from the coding sequence ATGGCGATAAAGGACAATATAAAACCAACACGTTCGGAGCTTATCGAACTGAAGAAGAAGATCAAGCTCAGCCAGGGCGGTCATAAGCTTCTTAAGATGAAGCGGGACGGCCTGATCCTTGAACTTTTCGAGATACTTGAGAAAGCAAAGGACATCAGAAGCGAAGTTGAGAAGCAGTTTGCCCTTGCAACACAAAAGCTATCCATCGCCAAATCGGTCGATGGCGTAGTGGTTGTGAAATCCACTGCTTTTGCCCTTAAGGATAACCCCAAACTTGAACTTGAAAGTAAGAACGTGATGGGAGTAGTAGTCCCGAAAATCGAAGCTTCAAGCGTGCATAAGAACCTTTCCGAGCATGGTTACGGTATTATCGGCACAAGCTCCCGTATTGATGAAGCAGTTGATTCCTATGAGATCCTTGTTGAGAAGATAATCCAGGCAGCTGAGATCGAGACAACAATGAAGAAACTGCTTGAGGATATCGAAAAAACCAAACGCAGGGTAAATGCTCTTGAGTTCAAGGTTATCCCGGAGCTTGGTGAAGCCAGGGATTTCATTGTGCTGAGGCTTGAAGAGATGGAACGTGAGAATACGTTCAGGCTGAAGAGGATTAAAGGGTAG